The following coding sequences are from one Dehalococcoidia bacterium window:
- a CDS encoding chromate resistance protein ChrB domain-containing protein yields the protein MKWVTRENVTVDRVACPWLIARFIDDEAEFGFVPAQQVLAVAEREQARSFDAPGARYTHREGKCSFEVLIEEFNLVAPGLERLARIVHAADIAEDLNSVPEGAGLRAIAEGFALDVESDVERQHLQWPLYDALLAWCARQEAGDVQDA from the coding sequence ATGAAATGGGTCACGCGTGAGAACGTCACGGTCGATCGGGTCGCCTGTCCCTGGCTGATCGCCCGCTTCATCGACGACGAGGCGGAGTTCGGCTTCGTGCCGGCGCAGCAGGTGCTGGCCGTGGCGGAACGCGAGCAGGCGCGCTCGTTCGACGCTCCCGGCGCCCGCTACACGCACCGCGAGGGCAAGTGCAGCTTCGAAGTCCTGATCGAGGAGTTCAACCTCGTCGCGCCCGGCCTCGAGCGGCTGGCGCGCATCGTGCACGCCGCCGACATCGCCGAGGATCTGAACAGCGTGCCGGAGGGCGCCGGCCTGCGGGCGATCGCCGAGGGCTTCGCGCTCGACGTGGAAAGCGATGTCGAGCGCCAACACCTGCAGTGGCCGCTGTACGACGCCTTGCTCGCCTGGTGCGCCCGCCAGGAGGCAGGCGACGTGCAAGATGCCTGA
- a CDS encoding alpha/beta hydrolase, protein MPHASVNGISLYYEAHGAGSPLLLIMGFAANTTAWGPLLPALSSRHRVIAFDNRGAGRSDAPAAAYTMAELADDALGLLTQLGIEQAHVFGVSMGGMIAQHVALRAPQRTLSLILGCTTPGGTQATPASDAVIAALLQAATAPLEQAFDLTLPLMYSDAFAAAHRAELWQRAQQNAPLRAGEAGINGQMAAVVAHDSFAQLPQIGCPALVLHGDADELVPAANGRLLAERIPGAKLVLYPGARHGFHVEFAAGSASDVLTFLETAPAAAPARPR, encoded by the coding sequence ATGCCTCACGCGTCCGTCAACGGCATCTCCCTCTACTACGAAGCGCACGGCGCAGGCTCGCCCCTGCTGCTGATCATGGGCTTCGCCGCCAACACCACCGCCTGGGGGCCGCTGCTGCCGGCGCTGAGCAGCCGCCACCGCGTGATCGCCTTCGACAATCGCGGGGCGGGGCGCAGCGACGCGCCCGCGGCCGCCTACACGATGGCCGAGCTGGCCGATGACGCGCTCGGCCTGCTCACGCAGCTCGGCATCGAGCAGGCGCACGTCTTCGGCGTCAGCATGGGCGGCATGATCGCCCAGCACGTTGCGCTGCGCGCCCCCCAGCGCACCCTGTCCCTCATCCTCGGCTGCACCACGCCGGGCGGAACGCAGGCCACGCCCGCGTCCGATGCGGTGATCGCGGCGCTGCTCCAGGCGGCGACCGCACCGCTGGAGCAAGCGTTTGACCTGACCTTACCGCTGATGTACAGCGATGCCTTTGCCGCCGCGCACCGTGCCGAGCTGTGGCAGCGGGCACAGCAGAACGCGCCGCTGCGCGCCGGCGAGGCCGGCATCAACGGCCAGATGGCGGCGGTTGTCGCGCACGACAGCTTCGCGCAACTGCCGCAGATCGGCTGCCCGGCGCTGGTGCTGCACGGCGACGCGGACGAGTTGGTGCCGGCGGCGAACGGCCGCCTGCTGGCCGAGCGCATTCCGGGCGCGAAGCTCGTCCTCTATCCCGGCGCACGGCACGGCTTCCACGTCGAGTTTGCGGCCGGGTCTGCCTCGGACGTGCTCACCTTCCTGGAAACGGCGCCGGCGGCCGCGCCCGCCCGGCCGCGGTAA
- a CDS encoding S41 family peptidase, with translation MPRSPRRWTVRAAPRNVAAGLAPRALLRPLALALLAVGLVAGVGQATGFLRRPVVAPNAADSELSAIHAALSDLQHEYFRPIDADAALSGAWDAAIGAAKPAGPAVAALPRPRLDGDAGAARLAFDAAFRALSAASAGSVSTPALGHAAIAGLASSVHENHTYFIDPDHWQHRGDTVSSYAGIGVTLNERPDGVYVGEVFEGTPAAQAGLHPGDRFTRVDDALVADLKLAQLVSRLRGPAGTGVSVTVQRGAGSVQVAITRAVIRIFAFESRVLDGGVGYVRLRSFPPAGARLPDGHTVAQALDQALDGFEQAGVSSWVLDLRGNGGGYLDGMNEIASRFLPPGSPLLVSHTRGGDSVSRAGRGQHLPARPLAVLINAGSASASEILASALQESGRATIVGERSAGVANAANLDALPDGGGLSVTAVQSLSGVDRRPLDGQGVTPDAEIAANPDDVTTGRDSQLERAENLLRAAVAQAGP, from the coding sequence GTGCCACGCTCCCCGCGACGCTGGACTGTGCGCGCTGCCCCGCGAAACGTGGCCGCGGGCCTCGCGCCGCGTGCGCTGCTGCGGCCGCTGGCGCTTGCCCTGCTCGCGGTCGGGCTGGTCGCCGGCGTCGGCCAGGCAACGGGCTTCCTGCGCCGCCCCGTCGTTGCGCCAAACGCGGCCGACAGCGAGCTCTCGGCGATTCATGCCGCGCTCTCCGACCTGCAGCACGAATATTTCCGGCCGATCGACGCCGACGCCGCGCTGAGCGGCGCCTGGGACGCGGCGATCGGCGCGGCGAAACCGGCCGGCCCGGCAGTCGCGGCGCTGCCGCGGCCGCGCCTCGACGGCGACGCGGGCGCGGCGCGCCTGGCCTTCGACGCGGCGTTCCGGGCGCTGAGCGCGGCGTCGGCCGGCAGCGTCAGCACGCCCGCGCTGGGGCATGCGGCGATCGCCGGGCTCGCTTCCTCCGTGCACGAGAATCACACCTACTTCATCGACCCGGACCACTGGCAGCACCGCGGCGATACGGTCAGCTCCTACGCCGGCATCGGCGTGACGCTCAACGAGCGGCCGGACGGCGTTTACGTCGGCGAAGTCTTCGAGGGAACGCCCGCGGCGCAGGCCGGCCTGCATCCCGGCGACCGCTTCACCAGGGTCGACGACGCGCTGGTCGCGGATCTGAAGCTGGCGCAGCTCGTCAGCCGGCTGCGCGGCCCGGCGGGGACCGGCGTCTCCGTCACCGTGCAGCGCGGCGCCGGCAGTGTGCAGGTGGCGATCACGCGCGCCGTGATCCGCATCTTCGCCTTCGAGAGCCGCGTCCTGGACGGCGGCGTCGGCTACGTGCGCCTGCGCAGCTTTCCGCCCGCCGGCGCCAGGCTGCCCGACGGCCACACGGTGGCACAGGCGCTCGATCAGGCGCTCGACGGCTTCGAGCAGGCCGGCGTCAGCTCGTGGGTGTTGGATCTGCGCGGCAACGGCGGCGGCTATCTGGACGGGATGAACGAGATCGCCAGCCGCTTCCTGCCTCCCGGCTCGCCGCTGCTGGTGAGCCACACGCGGGGCGGCGACTCCGTGAGCCGTGCCGGCCGCGGCCAGCACCTGCCGGCCAGGCCGCTGGCGGTGCTGATCAACGCCGGCTCGGCCTCGGCCTCCGAGATCCTTGCCTCGGCGTTGCAGGAGAGCGGGCGGGCCACCATCGTGGGCGAGAGGAGCGCCGGCGTGGCGAACGCGGCGAATCTGGACGCCCTGCCCGACGGCGGCGGTCTCTCGGTCACGGCGGTGCAGTCGCTCAGCGGCGTGGACCGTCGCCCGCTCGACGGCCAGGGCGTGACGCCCGATGCGGAGATCGCGGCCAACCCCGACGACGTGACGACCGGCCGCGACAGCCAGCTTGAACGGGCCGAAAACCTGCTGCGAGCCGCCGTGGCGCAGGCCGGACCGTAG
- a CDS encoding GYD domain-containing protein: MPAYIVLYRFTDQGRKDAKSTVQRAKEARAENERRGFKVNGLYWTQGRYDLVALVEAPDEQAMMAGLFNIAGAGNVHSETLRAFTEQEMEQIISKV; encoded by the coding sequence ATGCCAGCGTATATCGTCTTATATCGCTTCACGGACCAGGGGCGGAAAGACGCGAAGAGCACCGTGCAGCGCGCGAAGGAGGCGCGTGCTGAAAACGAGCGACGTGGCTTCAAAGTGAACGGGTTGTACTGGACACAGGGCCGCTACGATCTCGTCGCGCTGGTGGAGGCTCCGGACGAACAGGCGATGATGGCCGGCCTGTTCAACATCGCGGGAGCGGGGAACGTGCACAGCGAGACGCTGCGCGCGTTCACAGAGCAGGAGATGGAGCAAATCATCAGCAAGGTCTAA
- a CDS encoding radical SAM protein, which yields MARVSVQEVTCRSALNRVQGMPFKWSLNPYRGCAHGCHYCYARATHRYLNLNSDAGFSTALLAKTNIAEVLRRELSARGWRRESISLGTATDPYQPIEGRYRLSRACLEAALDFRTPISIVSKGTLVLRDADVLEDLAARGLATVCISVPTVDAVAARLTEPGTPPPAQRLSVVERLAARGIRAGVMMAPLLPGITADEAHVAATVRAAAEHGARFLWCGLLHLDAGVRAHYLDFLRATFPELVDGHLRLYHGKYAPEPYARRVAERAARHKDEHAVGERYDVPREAPRQLALL from the coding sequence GTGGCGCGCGTCTCGGTGCAGGAAGTGACCTGCCGCTCGGCGCTCAACCGTGTGCAGGGCATGCCCTTCAAGTGGAGCCTGAATCCCTACCGCGGCTGCGCCCACGGCTGCCACTACTGTTACGCCCGCGCCACGCACCGCTATCTCAATCTGAACAGCGACGCCGGCTTCAGCACGGCGCTGCTCGCCAAGACCAACATCGCCGAAGTGCTGCGCCGCGAGCTGTCGGCGCGCGGCTGGCGCCGCGAGTCGATCTCGCTGGGCACGGCCACCGACCCCTATCAGCCGATCGAAGGGCGCTACCGCCTCTCCCGCGCCTGCCTCGAAGCCGCGCTCGACTTCCGCACGCCGATCTCGATCGTGAGCAAAGGCACGCTAGTGCTGCGCGACGCGGATGTGCTGGAGGATCTGGCGGCGCGCGGCCTCGCCACGGTCTGCATCAGCGTGCCGACCGTCGACGCCGTGGCGGCCCGGCTGACGGAGCCGGGCACACCGCCGCCGGCTCAGCGGCTGAGCGTCGTCGAGCGGCTGGCGGCGCGCGGCATTCGTGCGGGGGTGATGATGGCGCCGCTGCTGCCGGGCATCACCGCCGACGAGGCGCATGTCGCGGCCACGGTGCGGGCCGCGGCGGAGCATGGCGCCCGCTTTCTCTGGTGCGGGTTGCTGCACCTGGACGCTGGCGTGCGGGCGCATTACCTCGACTTTCTGCGGGCGACCTTTCCTGAGCTCGTCGATGGCCATCTCAGGCTCTATCACGGCAAATACGCACCGGAGCCATACGCCCGGCGCGTGGCCGAGCGGGCGGCCCGACACAAGGACGAACATGCGGTGGGCGAGCGCTACGACGTGCCGCGCGAGGCGCCGCGCCAGCTCGCGTTGCTGTAG
- a CDS encoding methylated-DNA--[protein]-cysteine S-methyltransferase codes for MNGASREPLALAAVETPFGAMRIACSDVGLVLLALPGREAGQFSRRLEAIQTPDAAASPRAAAYAAQTGEELAGYFAGALREFSVPLAPRGTAFQRVVWQAVCAVPYGETRSYGAVAAAIGRPAAFRAVGHANGANPLPVIVPCHRLVGSTGALTGYGGGLQMKRWLIEQERCNSRSAT; via the coding sequence GTGAACGGCGCCTCACGCGAGCCGCTGGCGCTCGCCGCCGTCGAGACGCCGTTCGGCGCCATGCGCATCGCCTGCAGCGACGTGGGCCTCGTGCTGCTCGCCCTACCTGGCAGAGAGGCCGGCCAGTTCTCGCGGCGGCTGGAAGCGATCCAGACGCCGGACGCGGCCGCATCGCCGCGGGCGGCCGCATACGCCGCACAGACCGGCGAGGAGCTTGCCGGCTACTTCGCCGGCGCGCTGCGCGAGTTCTCCGTGCCGCTGGCGCCGCGCGGCACGGCCTTCCAGCGCGTCGTCTGGCAGGCCGTCTGCGCCGTGCCCTACGGCGAAACGCGCAGCTACGGCGCCGTGGCCGCGGCGATCGGCCGGCCGGCGGCGTTTCGCGCGGTCGGCCATGCCAACGGCGCGAACCCCTTGCCCGTGATCGTGCCCTGCCATCGGCTGGTCGGCAGCACCGGCGCGCTCACCGGATACGGCGGCGGTCTGCAGATGAAGCGCTGGCTGATCGAGCAGGAGCGCTGCAACAGCCGTTCCGCGACATAA